One region of Phragmites australis chromosome 18, lpPhrAust1.1, whole genome shotgun sequence genomic DNA includes:
- the LOC133899509 gene encoding photosystem II 10 kDa polypeptide, chloroplastic-like, translating to MAASCMISSSPLVAPATRAKGLPSLGRHGSSFAVVCSGGKKIKTDKPFGIGGGLTVDVDASGRKGRGKGVYQFVDKYGANVDGYSPIYAPEEWSPSGDVYVGGTTGLLIWAVTLAGLLGGGALLVFNTSALAG from the exons ATGGCGGCCTCCTGCATGATCTCCTCATCACCGCTGGTGGCGCCGGCGACGAGGGCCAAGGGCCTGCCGTCCCTCGGCCGCCACGGCTCCTCCTTTGCCGTCGTCTGCAGCGGCGGCAAGAAGATCAAGACCGACAAGCCCTTCG GGATTGGGGGTGGCCTGACCGTCGATGTTGATGCCTCCGGCAGGAAGGGCAGG GGCAAGGGTGTGTACCAGTTCGTCGACAAGTACGGCGCCAACGTCGACGGATACAG CCCAATCTACGCCCCGGAGGAATGGTCTCCCAGCGGCGACGTCTACGTCGGTG GAACCACCGGGCTTCTGATCTGGGCCGTCACCCTCGCCGggctcctcggcggcggcgccctccTCGTCTTCAACACCAGTGCCCTCGCCGGCTAA
- the LOC133899508 gene encoding KH domain-containing protein At4g18375-like, translated as MRQQAGKRTHQHRDYDRDERNYQKKRPFAHAQESSNNDELVVYRILCPDSVIGSVIGKNGNVINAIRQQTNAKVKVVDPYPGSDKRIILVYCYVKHRDLDANEGDDSEPVCAAQDALLRVQNAIVDALDTLSKNRRDSDKKNTEEANILVPASQAASIIGKSGVVIKYLRSTSRAFIKVSPKDPNDVTHSCAMSFDNFVQIMGGAEAVRKALFGISTIIYKYPSKENIPLETSVSELTSSIIVPSELPVYPASNFYSAPDAASGHPSLSILGSTPHVPELTLPADAHGRLPIYQSVLPIVPTYSTPKCSGELVFRVLCPGDKIGLVIGRGGGTIKSIRQESGARIDVDDAKNDKEESIITITSTEATDDVKSEAVEAVLLLQSKINDYDEDRMNLRLLVPTKVIGCLIGKGGSIVNDMRKKTKADIRISKGNKPQRASSSDELVEVFGEVDKLRDALVQIVLRLREDVLKDRVDIQNSDRDGKLKVATNDSLYGSSLSLPALLPYSQQIAPLGYDQRGETERGLEVFPRSSSYGYSSFQVADEGYGGLLSYTSKSYEGRFPHVEMTIPASGLSKVMGKRGTNLDNIIKISGAHIDITESKSSRHDHVAHISGTSEQRQSAENLIKAFIMST; from the exons ATGAGGCAACAGGCTGGTAAACGCACCCACCAACACAGGGACTATGACAGAGACGAAAGGAATTACCAAAAGAAGAGGCCATTTGCCCATGCCCAGGAAAGCTCTAATAATGATGAATTGGTTGTTTACCGTATACTCTGTCCGGACAGTGTGATTGGTAGTGTAATAGGAAAGAATGGCAATGTAATAAATGCTATTCGGCAACAGACAAATGCCAAAGTCAAGGTTGTTGACCCTTACCCCGGTTCAGACAAAAGGATTATCTTGGTATATTGCTATGTCAAACATAGAGACCTGGATGCTAATGAGGGTGATGACAGTGAGCCTGTTTGCGCAGCTCAAGATGCATTACTTAGGGTGCAGAATGCAATTGTTGATGCACTAGATACGTTAAGTAAGAATCGTAGAGACTCTGATAAGAAGAATACCGAAGAAGCAAACATCCTTGTACCAGCTAGTCAGGCTGCAAGTATTATTGGAAAATCTGGTGTTGTCATCAAATATCTTCGTTCAACTTCGAGAGCATTCATTAAAGTGAGCCCAAAAGATCCAAATGATGTTACACACTCATGTGCTATGAGTTTTGATAATTTTGTTCAG ATAATGGGTGGTGCTGAAGCTGTCAGAAAGGCACTGTTTGGAATATCAACCATCATCTACAAGTACCCATCTAAAGAGAACATTCCTCTTGAAACTTCTGTTTCTGAACTTACTTCAAGCATTATAGTTCCTTCAGAACTTCCTGTCTATCCAGCTAGTAACTTCTACTCAGCCCCAGATGCTGCTTCTGGACATCCAAGTCTATCCATCTTAGGGTCAACACCTCATGTACCTGAACTTACTCTGCCTGCTGATGCTCATGGCCGACTGCCTATTTATCAATCTGTTCTTCCTATTGTTCCTACTTATAGTACCCCAAAATGTTCAGGAGAGCTAGTATTTCGTGTTTTATGCCCTGGTGACAAGATTGGGTTGGTTATTGGTAGAGGTGGGGGGACCATAAAGAGTATAAGGCAAGAGAGTGGTGCAAGGATAGATGTTGATGATGCAAAGAATGACAAGGAGGAAAGTATAATCACCATTACATCCACTGAG GCTACCGATGATGTTAAGTCTGAAGCTGTGGAAGCTGTTTTGCTGCTTCAGTCAAAGATCAATGATTATGATGAAGATAGAATGAATCTTCGCCTTCTTGTCCCAACTAAGGTTATAGGCTGTCTTATTGGCAAGGGTGGTTCAATAGTCAATGACATGCGGAAGAAGACTAAGGCAGACATCCGCATATCGAAGGGCAATAAGCCCCAGAGGGCATCTTCCAGTGATGAGCTTGTTGAG GTATTTGGAGAAGTGGACAAGCTGCGTGATGCTCTTGTACAAATAGTTTTAAGACTTAGAGAAGATGTCCTGAAAGACAGGGTGGACATCCAAAATTCTGACAGGGATGGCAAGCTAAAAGTTGCCACCAATGATTCCTTATATGGAAGCAGTCTTTCTTTGCCTGCACTATTACCTTACAGCCAACAAATCGCTCCCTTGGGCTATGATCAAAGGGGTGAAACTGAGCGAGGTCTGGAAGTATTCCCTCGTAGCAGTTCGTATGGGTATAGCTCCTTTCAG GTTGCAGATGAGGGCTATGGAGGACTTCTGTCATATACATCAAAGTCATATGAAGG ACGTTTTCCACATGTGGAAATGACTATTCCTGCTAGTGGCCTGTCAAAAGTAATGGGGAAACGTGGCACAAACTTGGACAATATTATAAAG ATTTCTGGAGCTCACATTGACATTACTGAATCAAAATCATCTCGTCATGACCATGTTGCTCACATATCTGGCACCTCTGAGCAGAGGCAATCAGCTGAGAATTTGATCAAAGCTTTCATAATGTCTACTTAA
- the LOC133898999 gene encoding equilibrative nucleotide transporter 1, whose protein sequence is MAGGAFVLTDAEAAAALLPPPASSLEDEPSAQPPPADRLGVGYLIFFTLGAGFLVPWNSFITAVDYFSYLYPGAPVDRVFSVAYMLSCLLPLLLIVLCFPKSSAPARINTGLTLFTFALLVVPVMDAVYVKGRPGLYGAFDVTVAASVLCGAADALVQGGVIGFAGELPERYMQAVVAGTAASGVLVSAMRVFTKALYPQDAHGLRQSAILYFIVGIVVMVICIVCYNVAYRLPVVVYYKNIKRRAQKAEVGGGMTGPAWRSTLWSIVGTVKLYGVGVVLIYAVTLSIFPGYITEDVHSEALKDWYPIILITAYNVFDLVGKALPAVYLLQNANVAVAGSFARLLFYPLFYGCLHGPSFFRTEIPVTVLTCLLGLTNGYLTSILMILAPKAVPIHHSETAGIVIVLFLVVGLVIGSFVSWFWVI, encoded by the exons ATGGCCGGCGGCGCCTTCGTCCTGACCgacgcggaggcggcggcggcgctgctgcCCCCGCCCGCGTCGTCTCTGGAGGACGAGCCCTCGGCGCAGCCGCCACCGGCGGACCGGCTCGGGGTGGGGTACCTCATCTTCTTCACCCTGGGGGCCGGGTTCCTGGTCCCCTGGAACTCCTTCATCACCGCCGTCGACTACTTCTCCTACCTCTACCCTGGCGCCCCCGTCGACCGCGTCTTCTCCGTCGCATACATGCTCTCCTGCCTCCTGCCGCTTCTCCTCATCGTGCTCTGCTTCCCCAAGTCCAGCGCGCCCGCCCGCATCAACACGGGGCTCACGCTCTTCACGTTCGCGCTCCTCGTCGTCCCGGTCATGGACGCCGTGTACGTCAAGGGGAGGCCGGGCTTGTACGGCGCGTTCGATGTCACCGTCGCCGCCTCGGTCCTGTGCGGCGCCGCGGACGCGCTCGTTCAGGGGGGCGTCATCGGGTTTGCCGGGGAGCTGCCCGAGAGGTACATGCAGGCCGTCGTCGCCGGAACCGCCGCCTCAG GCGTACTTGTCTCTGCAATGAGAGTCTTTACCAAGGCACTCTACCCACAAGACGCCCATGGGCTGAGACAAAGCGCTATCCTGTACTTCATCGTCGGCATTGTGGTCATGGTCATCTGCATTGTGTGCTACAATGTGGCGTACAGGCTTCCAGTCGTCGTGTACTACAAAAACATCAAGAGGAGGGCTCAGAAGGCAGAGGTGGGCGGCGGCATGACGGGTCCTGCCTGGAGATCAACCCTGTGGAGCATTGTCGGGACGGTGAAATTGTATGGGGTGGGAGTGGTCCTCATCTACGCCGTCACACTCTCCATATTCCCGGGGTACATAACGGAGGACGTGCACTCAGAGGCGCTTAAGGATTGGTATcccatcatcctcatcaccgCCTACAACGTGTTTGACCTCGTTGGCAAAGCCCTGCCTGCCGTCTACCTCCTCCAGAACGCCAATGTTGCGGTCGCAGGCTCGTTTGCTCGGCTCCTGTTCTACCCCCTCTTCTACGGTTGCTTGCATGGGCCGAGCTTCTTCCGCACTGAGATCCCAGTCACCGTGCTGACATGCCTTCTGGGGCTCACCAACGGGTACCTGACCTCCATACTCATGATCCTCGCACCCAAGGCTGTGCCTATCCACCATTCCGAGACTGCCGGGATCGTCATAGTGCTGTTCCTTGTGGTTGGTCTTGTCATTGGTTCATTTGTGTCTTGGTTTTGGGTCATCTGA